DNA from Tripterygium wilfordii isolate XIE 37 chromosome 15, ASM1340144v1, whole genome shotgun sequence:
TAGTTACTAAGGAGAACTCGGGATTTCTTGATGTGAAGACCAAGTCTTGGAGAAAATATGAAAACTTTGGCAGTTCTGTTGTGACTTATAAAGTACCTAATAGTCGTAGCAATTCACGGGCGTTGTTGATGTCTGCCAGTAAGTTAAGTTTATTCAGTAGCGCAAGAAGTGGGGTTCCCTTGTTGGGTTTTTGTTCCCGTGGTAGATTTCAACATGGGTTGTCATGTAACTATAGAATTGGTCCAATTGGGTCACTGACGAAAGAAAACAGTGGAGATGAGCAGACCCAgttgaggaaaagaaaaaatggaagtgTGGGAAAGAGGTTTTCAATGAGATTTCGCCCGAGGTTGCGGTTATTGACTATGAGAATGAAGAGAGTTCTGGTTAGGTCAATGTTGGATGACTTTGGAAAGTTCTTGCGAAAGAATGTAAAGAAACTGACTCTTTTGACCGCAATATCTGTCACATTGGGGTTGTGCTATTTGTTTATGAAATTAACTGCAATGCCATCTTCAAAGGTTGTTCCATATTCGGACTTAATAACAAGCCTTCAAAGTGGTAATGTTACGGAGGTACTACTTGAAGAGGGATCTCGTCTTATATATTACAATACAAACTCCCAGAGTCTCGAAATTTCTAGGATGACAGAAGACAAACCGCAGGAATTTAATGTTTCTGTTGAGAATGGGGCTGATACATCTGGCAGAGAACAAAATGCGAGAACTAGCAAACCATTGTATTTGAGTTTATTGAGAAGATTTTCAAGAAATGGTTCTTCTGCCCCTGAGTGGCAGTATTCCACAAGGAAAAGTGACCGAGATGAGAAATTTCTTCTTAGTTTGATGAGAGAAAAGGGGACAAGATATAGCTCGGCACCTCAATCGGTTTTGAAGTCCATGAGAAGCACTTTAATAACAATAATTTCACTCTGGATTCCCTTAACTCCTTTGATGTGGCTTCTGTATCGTCAACTTGCTGCTGCTAATAGCCCGGCGAAGAAGCGGAAATCTGTTAATCGGATGGTAAGCTTTGATGATGTGGAGGGTGTTGATGTTGCCAAGACAGAGCTTATGGAAGTAAGTGTCTTCTGTTTAAGATAAATCAGATATATAAGcttttgtttatattatttgaaTCCAAAACTAAAACCGTTTCAAACTGTTTATTCATGATTCTTCACATGCATCTTTATGAACGACAGATATTGATTATTCTTGCCATTTCCATGATATAAGTCAAAGCTTGAAAATATAGGCATGTAGGCTATAGCCTATAAGACCCTGTATTTGTTATTGATGCATCTTGAACTGGTTTTTCAAATTAGCCTTATCAGAATAGTTTCATGATTGATGAAGATGTGAAGTTAAATAGGGCAAATAGCAAAATTAGAGATATACTGTTTCTTAATTATAGAGATCCCTTAAATATGGATTAAAAAGGCCTTTGTATGAAAACTCATGTTGATGCGAAgtcataaatattaaatatatattacaaaaaaatttaactttGAGTTAGTTGTCCTTGGAATCACCTTTTTTAACTTGTTTCAACTGCCAAAAAAAGTTTTATTGGAAGCTTTTCTATGCTGTGCCAGTAACTATGTCTTAGAGTTGCAATATGCTACATTTTCAGCAGTCTTGTagtttatttgcctttatttacGCCATTTATGTTTGTAGATAGTTGCATGTCTGCAAGGAGCTATTAACTACAAAAAGCTAGGAGCAAAGTTACCTAGAGGTGTACTGCTGGTGGGTCCTCCGGGAACAGGGAAAACATTACTGGCCCGTGCCGTTGCGGGAGAAGCAGGAGTACCATTTTTCACTGTTTCTGCTAGTGAATTTGTGGAGTTATTTGTTGGAAGAGGGGCAGCTCGCATTAGAGACCTTTTTAATGTTGCCAGAAGAGATGCACCTTCTATCATAtttattgatgaacttgatgCAGTTGGGGGAAGGCGTGGTAGAAGTTTCAATGATGAACGTGATCAAACATTGAACCAGGCAAGTGGACACTCAATCTATTTGTCTTACTTTGAGCTTTCTCTTTCATTAATACATTTTACAAATATTTTGACTGAATCCCAATTAGAAGTGACTATTCGAAAAAGAAGTCCCATATTGAATTTCCTTTTCATAACTTTAATAGCGACCTGTTTCTGCCTGTGCTATGTAATTATTATCAATACATAACATACTTTTACTATGTATCTATACCTTTCCTCCTTACCTCATTTAACATGGAGTATTTTTCTGGACATTTCAGCATTATGTTATGTCATAATGTTCTCCATAACATTCTTCTACAACTGTTTCTCAATGACAACTGGCCTTTTATGACTACAGCTATTGACAGAAATGGATGGGTTTGAGTCGGACATGAAAGTGATTGTTATTGCAGCCACTAACAGGCCAGAAGCTTTGGATCCAGCTCTTTGTCGCCCAGGTCGATTCTCAAGAAAGGTACTGGTTGGAGAACCTGAcgaagaaggaagaaggaagaTCTTGGCTATACATTTGAGAGGAGTTCCTTTAGAGGAAGACATAGATCTTATCTGTGATCTAGTTGCTTCTCTTACACCAGGTTTTGTAGGGGCTGACCTAGCAAACATTGTCAATGAAGCTGCTTTGCTTGCTGCTCGTAGAGGTGAGTTTGAATAAGACTAAATAGTCAAGTAACTATTGCTTCATTACCTTTTCATTTTGATACACCTTACTGATTGTAGACTTGCCGCATATGTTGAAGTTGTTTCCTGCCTGCAGATAATACTTTCATCTTATCTTGACAATGTCcttttctctcttatttttttaaagCTGAAATACATGTACCATTAGAGCCACCTATTCCCGTTAACCATTTTCTGCTCACTTTTCTTTCTCTAAATCTGGCAGATAATGCTTCCATCTAACCTCGACTATGTGTCGTTTTCTCTCTGCTTTTAAGCTGAAATACAtgtaaccccccccccccccccgggcgAGCATAATCCACCTATTCCCATTAACCATTTCCTCCTCTTACGTGTTATTTTCTTTGTGACTTTTTGGCATGTAATGTCACTCTTGTGGATAAGATCCTGTAAAATGTTTCAATCATGCGACAAAGATTTAGTATTGATATACtcgtgtattttttttttctctcaaaagtTCTCTATGGTTTTACTAACTTCTTGTACTCTTTGGTTTTACAGGTGGTGAAATTGTGACAAGGGAAGATATGATGGAAGCACTTGAAAGAGCAAAGTTTGGAATCAATGATAAGCAGCTGAGACCTAGTACAATAAGCAAGGAGCTAGGAAAACTGTTCCCTTGGATGCCATCTGTATTTGCTAAAAATGATGCCAGACGAGATGATTTGCAAGGGCCCTTGGGCTATCAAACTCTGGGTTGATTGGTAAGGTTACTTTCTTTCTACTGTTCACCAATGTTATTTGAAAATCAAAGATACTTTTCCTCTGGAGGAATACCCAGTATTCAGAAGAAATGACTGGATCAGTGTCAGCAAAATGCTGAGAGAGTGTCATCAGAATTAGAGTGCTGTGGAATTCACAAGGGTGCTGGTGGTTAACGCCTGGTTACTTTTAATTTGGCATTGCAGAAATTGTTTTCAGCTTTATTTAGAGGATACATGTCTTGACTTCTGGGTACTATTCAAATCCAACCTTGTAGTCGTGCGACTTAGATTTCAATAGTTCTGTACACATTATGTTTTCGAAATTGAAAGTCGGATCTTTTTATAAATACCATGTACATTAGTGCCTTTCAGGTATTATATCTTTTTTCTGAGACTAGTCTTAGGGAAGATAAAATGCGCCGACGCAAATTTTGGGTGGGTTGATTAACTTGATTGATAGATGGAACCAACTTTTGGTTGCTTTTAGTATTTGCTGATGCATGTAAGTGACTAAGTGAACTGTATTCACGCTATATTCATGCCTGCGTGTGTAGTaatctttgaatttttctttgaaTGATTTCCGGAGTCAGTATTAGCCAACCCCAAATAATTTCCTCAATCCCTCCCCTTTTCCAAACATTTGATATATATCATTGTCTGATCATGCCTCATTCAAATAATTCAAGGGCTAAATTTACCATTTGTTGGGAACTTTTCTGCTATCTTGACCTTCTGTTCTCTTCTTTTGCCTTTGTTTCTTGTACAACTCTTGCTCTATAAACTGTAAATCCCTTTCTTTCTCAAAGAATCTTGGATTCAGTGCATAATCACCTCTTTTAGTGCGGAACAAAATCAATTTCATATTCCCTTTATGTTCCTCGTTGGATAGCATTGCTTTGGCTGTCACAATCTTAGCCATATTAGAATTGGAAGCTGATTCAGAATTGGTTGCTGGAAGGAAATGTAGACTTCAAAATTGAGTCTCTCTCAAAATAATTGAGGATTCCATTTCTCACCATACAAATCCAATGTATTATCTTCAGGTCAGTTGTCAGCATGAATGGATCATACAATAACGACTTCCCGTTTAGTGGGAGATTCCTCCGAGTGATCTTGACACCCACTTCCAGATTTGACTGCCATTGGTTGATGCCCCATTGAAGTTTCTCGCAGAAACTTCATGCAAGTGGTTGATAAATACAACTTTGATACATTTGTTCTGCTGCAAACTGTGACTAGTCTCGCTTGTGTAGTTCAGGCTCCCAGCTTGACATTTGCTTGCACGTCTCTTACTAATAGCAACAACAATTGACTCTTCTGGGTTGGCATGGGGTACTTGTATACTAGTCACCAGACAAAAAAGGTGACAAGGGTTTCAGGTCAGTCATTCTTGTCATCAACGTGGTACGGGTTGTTTTGGTGACCCGAGATTTAAGCCCACTCAACTATCCAAAAGACGTTATATTCACGAGATTTGGCTTCCACACAGGGAAGATATAGACGAGCTGTGATACAATGAAGATGTCATCATATGAAGCAAAGATGAATTCTCTGAACACCTGAAGATTGAAGAATACTAAAAGAGAGACCCTACTCTCCATAAATTGCATATGGACAACCATGCCAGTAGTACAAGGGAGTAGTGTACAATATCTTCAAGAACACATGAAgatcttattattttattgccATAAAATGCAGTATGTTGCTCTCAACATAAGGgattgttttattcttttttttctagatGCTCATTTAGGGGACAATATTTAGTAATTTACACACTCTGTTGAGGATAGCCTTGCATCTCAAACTTGGGCAAAGCAGCTGCTTTGATTCTCCTCACCACCTCCTTCCTGCACTCAACAATGGAGATTTtcataagcatcaatgtggcaaTTTCAATctgaatttaaacaaattatttgTCTCTGTCTCAACAGAATTTGATTTTACCTCATGAGGTTTCTGTGAAAGCTGGAACTAGACAACATTCCTCTGTTTTCTTCAGCTCTTCTAAGAAGGTATGGTATAACCACCTCCACAGGACCATAAGGCATGTACTTGCTAACATGAAACCCTGCATTGCTCAAACCATAAGAAAGTGCATCTGACATTCCATACAATTGCGCAAACTCGAGCCTCTCGTTCCCGCTCTTGATCCCCAAATCTCTAGCTTTCGTCGCAGCAAGTTTTCCTGTATTGCATCAAACATTACCTGTTCAGTACATCCATTGAGAGTAGAGACTGATGGTTGTACATTTTACTGTAATGGATGGACTAATTCCATACCTGACTCAACATTATGAGTTGCAAGAATAACCCCAGTTGATGCATTATTAGCAATCTTATCGAGCACGAACGAAGCACAGTCGTTGTAGCAATCGTGCGTCGCCTGGATACTATCGTGGATCGGAGACTCAAATCCTAGTGAATTTGCCAGCTTTGTTTCACTAGACATGTAAGCACCTCTAACCAACTTAAACCCAACTGGAACTCCCATTGTTTCTGCAGCTTTGCTTACTAGTAACAACCTGTCCTTGGCATCCTTCAAGTATGCTTGAATTGTACCATACAGAACTGGATTACCCGTGTTCTTGTGAACGATCGCGGAGGAGTATGTCAGGTAATCGATTGCCGGTTGAAGTCTTGTATCCTCTGCATCGACTACTAATGGTACGTTGGCTTCAACACATCTTTGACATAGTTTCAGTAGTCTTTCATGGCCTTGTTTGAGGTTCTGCTCTTCTTCTGGTGTTAATGGTTCTGGTTTTTTCATTGTATGGTATAAAGGGCTCGATTCGGAGAAAACCGGGAAGGTATCCAGCTTCCATGGAAGATTTAACGAGGGGTCTCTTTGTTGCCATCTTAACAAATCACTAACTCTCTCCAATAGGTCGAGAGGGACAATTGCAGTAATCTTCACAACAACAGAGCTGGCCTGTTGcaataacaaagaaaatcatGATTGGTCAGCCAGAAAATTCAAATGGGTTTTCCTGGAATCTTCAATGAGCCAATAAAAGATTAGAAAGAACACAACTTGGTGTACTAAAATTAGTTTCTTTCAACTGGTCAGCCTAAATTTAGTGGCTGGTGCCAAGAACACCAATATACGATCATTTCAAACCAGAATATTCAACCAGAAACTTAATACTAGCAAAATCAAACAACTCTTTAGTTATTTttccaaataaaataacaaaataataaaaataattgaagcatGGGCTATGATTTCAGAACTGCAAACCAACGTGGAATCTACACAACAAAAACATACTGGAATAAATCTATAACATAAAAGAAATCTGTTTTGCTTACGTCACacccaaaattttgaaaaaaaatgaagaaagaaaagaaaaacggCTGTAAGCCTGTAACCCAACAACATGGAGAACGGAAAATTTTTCATTGACGGACTCTGTTCTGGGTTATCATTgtgagagacgtgtttggcaATCGGAAACAATGAAAGTGTGACTTACAGAGGATTTTGGTAGCGAACTGGCGATGTCGACGGCGCCGGTGAACCCATTCAGATTCCGATCACAAGCATCAACGTCACAGGTATGTTCAACACCGTAAACAAACATCCCTCTCAACCCAGTCTGGTTAACCTTCAAAAGACACTCTTTAGCCTCTTGAGCATCCTCACCGGCACAAAAATGTTTGAAAAACGAGTGTTTGATTGTGCTCAACAACACATCACGCACACCCTTTATTTCCATCAACCGAGACCTCATTACCCACAAACCCAAATCCACAACTGGCTCCGTAGCCGCCATTTTCAGAATCGCCGACGACCGCAAGAGATTCACTGTCGATACCGACGAAAATACCTTCTCATGGTCGTCGAGGTTCAAAACAGAGGATTCTGTTTGTGAAATTAAATTAGTAATAACTGCAGGtttttgtggtggtggtggtggtggtttctGTTTGTGGGAGGTGAGGTAGGGAGGTTGGACGGCAGCGGTGGTGACGGAGGTGTGGGGGCGGGTGATGGTTCTGAGAACCTTTGGTGGGATTGTACGGGTGGCCATGAAACAGAGGAAGCACTCTCTCTGTTTTTCGTTGTTGTTAAGGCTCTGTTTGGCTCTGTTTTTTAAGAGAGGAAATGTCGTGTGGTTTTGGGTTGGTTGGGTTGAAATTTAAAGGCAAAAGAGGTACAGGGTTTATGGTATGGGGATGCCAATTCACAGTCTGTAAATTGAAAGAGCAAGACTTGGCTTTACTTTACATGTCACAATAGATTCCAAGACGTTCTGAGTCGGTCTATAATCAACGGCTGTGAATGAGTTTTGTGTTTACAAGATTCATGGAATCTTTAGAGATTCCATTTTAGGCAAAAATTACTGCCCAATTAATGCTAATTATCACTGCCTAATAATGTGAAGAATATTTGGAgatttttatccaaaaaaaataaagaatatttgGAGATAATTCACAttgaatcttcttcttttttttttcatgaattgaATCTGAAAGTAATTATTTTCCACCTTAACAATATAACAAGATGGTGAGtattgtggaaaaaaaattactgattcttattttccatttatatatataataattatgtATGGATTTAGTTATGGTGCTGTTACTTTGTTAGCCTGTAATTAAAAGGATTATAAAATCACAAATATAATAATTCAAGATCCGAATTTGTTAATCAAAGAAAATATACCATGTCCACAAATAcaaaaaattagggtttgttttCCCAATATCAAATCCATCAGTTCCCAATTTCATGTTCTTTCCTCttcatttcttattttcttcttttatgtttgtttgtgCATCAATTGGGTCCTTTAATTAATACCCAAAACGAATGGTATTGTAATACAGACAAGTTGTAGTTCCaagcatttttttaaaatactatACAAGTTTCTCATTAATTCATCCAATCTGAGTCTAAACTCGTGTCGTTAGACCCGCACGCACAAAAACTTTCCTTATAATGATAGAGTAAGTTTGACCAAAACCTAATGAAAATTGAACTAAGGACCTTCCAAGTCATACGGTTTGTCACAGAAAGATTCACCACTAAATAATCACCCAAGTGATTCAGCTTGTGATCAAGGGCGGATGTAGTATTAGCGTATTAGGCTTCGAGCCCACTCTCAAATTTTGACAAATTATTTTTACTGAATACACTTACAAAACACTTAAATCTCACATTAAACCCATTTATTCTTAATAAAAACCAAgctcatttatttttaaaacaaaataagcCCATTTATTTTTACCAAGTATATTTTGTAAAGACTTTAATTAgtagttttttttatatgtatagtTGGAGTCTTAGAGACTTGATCTCTTCAAGTTGGAAATTATATTATATGGATTTCTCTTGATTACTTTTTGTtggaatataaataaatagCTCTAAAAATTTTTTTGAGGGCAACCTTCTCAACCTTTGGCCCCTCCTATAAATTACTCTCTAAGGCTATCCAAGCCCCCAACCCATTTTCTAGATACCCTACTTGTGATTGCGACTTGCGACCCAAAGTTTCCAATTAAGAACCAACAAGGACAAGATAATGGGGCACATAATCTTTGCACTTATTCCCATAATTAGTGAGATTTGTAACCGATAGAGGAaagttgttttgatttttgatatatttgacAGTGTTGGGATATAGGGACATTTAGCACTGAAGCtagaaaaaattatgtttaCTTGGCCAGACAGAGTTCAAAGAAATGCGTGTCCAAATCTACCCACCATGACCACTTTATAAAGAGGTTTTAATTTCCAATGTTGGAGTAGTGAGTCAGTTAACATTATATAGaactataaaatatataataagcaTGTATTATGTGACAAATTAGCAAGAAATCCACTCAATATGACCAGTCCAAGAAAGGAATTCAGATTGATAATTATGTGAAAAATATTGGAATCTGTC
Protein-coding regions in this window:
- the LOC119979986 gene encoding probable inactive ATP-dependent zinc metalloprotease FTSHI 3, chloroplastic, whose amino-acid sequence is MAFLSVSCNNRLLVTKENSGFLDVKTKSWRKYENFGSSVVTYKVPNSRSNSRALLMSASKLSLFSSARSGVPLLGFCSRGRFQHGLSCNYRIGPIGSLTKENSGDEQTQLRKRKNGSVGKRFSMRFRPRLRLLTMRMKRVLVRSMLDDFGKFLRKNVKKLTLLTAISVTLGLCYLFMKLTAMPSSKVVPYSDLITSLQSGNVTEVLLEEGSRLIYYNTNSQSLEISRMTEDKPQEFNVSVENGADTSGREQNARTSKPLYLSLLRRFSRNGSSAPEWQYSTRKSDRDEKFLLSLMREKGTRYSSAPQSVLKSMRSTLITIISLWIPLTPLMWLLYRQLAAANSPAKKRKSVNRMVSFDDVEGVDVAKTELMEIVACLQGAINYKKLGAKLPRGVLLVGPPGTGKTLLARAVAGEAGVPFFTVSASEFVELFVGRGAARIRDLFNVARRDAPSIIFIDELDAVGGRRGRSFNDERDQTLNQLLTEMDGFESDMKVIVIAATNRPEALDPALCRPGRFSRKVLVGEPDEEGRRKILAIHLRGVPLEEDIDLICDLVASLTPGFVGADLANIVNEAALLAARRGGEIVTREDMMEALERAKFGINDKQLRPSTISKELGKLFPWMPSVFAKNDARRDDLQGPLGYQTLG
- the LOC120016489 gene encoding proline dehydrogenase 2, mitochondrial-like, which encodes MATRTIPPKVLRTITRPHTSVTTAAVQPPYLTSHKQKPPPPPPQKPAVITNLISQTESSVLNLDDHEKVFSSVSTVNLLRSSAILKMAATEPVVDLGLWVMRSRLMEIKGVRDVLLSTIKHSFFKHFCAGEDAQEAKECLLKVNQTGLRGMFVYGVEHTCDVDACDRNLNGFTGAVDIASSLPKSSASSVVVKITAIVPLDLLERVSDLLRWQQRDPSLNLPWKLDTFPVFSESSPLYHTMKKPEPLTPEEEQNLKQGHERLLKLCQRCVEANVPLVVDAEDTRLQPAIDYLTYSSAIVHKNTGNPVLYGTIQAYLKDAKDRLLLVSKAAETMGVPVGFKLVRGAYMSSETKLANSLGFESPIHDSIQATHDCYNDCASFVLDKIANNASTGVILATHNVESGKLAATKARDLGIKSGNERLEFAQLYGMSDALSYGLSNAGFHVSKYMPYGPVEVVIPYLLRRAEENRGMLSSSSFHRNLMRKEVVRRIKAAALPKFEMQGYPQQSV